Proteins from a genomic interval of Sphingobacterium lactis:
- a CDS encoding nucleoside permease: MSSTIKFKLSFMMFLEFFIWGAWFVTLGTFLGNTLKASGLEISNVFSTQSWGAIIAPFIIGMIADRYFNAERILGVLHLIGALLMYQLYQSDSVGNFFPYVLGYMILYMPTLSLVNSVSFRQMKNPEKEFSFIRIWGTIGWIVAGLSISYLFKWDSEQGLQDGLLRNTFLMAAVASLVLGIFSFTLPKTPPVKATGSGEKEGIAKILGLDAIKLLKDRNFLVFFICSILICIPLAFYYQYANPFLTEIGLANATGKMTIGQISEALCLLLLPVFFTRFGFKNTILLGMLAWVLRYVLFAYGNAGELTFMLLIGIALHGICYDFFFVSGQIYTDSKAGKDNKSAAQGLITLATYGVGQLIGFWIAGYVSDMYVDIKASDVALFWNKLWVVPAGIAFVVMIIFMLFFKKETIQTQTETN, encoded by the coding sequence ATGTCTTCAACAATCAAATTTAAATTGTCTTTTATGATGTTCCTCGAATTCTTTATTTGGGGAGCATGGTTCGTGACATTAGGGACCTTCCTAGGTAATACCTTGAAGGCTTCCGGGCTTGAGATTTCCAATGTATTCTCAACCCAATCCTGGGGTGCCATTATCGCACCTTTCATCATCGGGATGATCGCGGACCGTTATTTCAATGCCGAGCGTATATTAGGAGTCTTACACTTGATCGGTGCGCTATTGATGTACCAACTTTACCAAAGTGATTCTGTGGGAAACTTCTTCCCATATGTATTGGGGTATATGATTCTCTATATGCCAACACTATCCTTGGTTAACTCCGTTTCTTTCCGTCAGATGAAAAATCCAGAGAAAGAATTTTCATTTATCCGCATCTGGGGTACCATCGGGTGGATCGTAGCCGGTCTTTCCATTTCCTACCTGTTCAAATGGGATAGCGAACAGGGCTTACAAGACGGTTTATTGAGAAACACTTTCTTGATGGCAGCAGTAGCATCGTTGGTATTGGGTATCTTTTCTTTTACCTTACCAAAGACACCACCGGTTAAAGCTACTGGATCTGGTGAAAAAGAAGGCATTGCGAAAATATTGGGATTGGATGCGATTAAGCTATTGAAAGATCGCAACTTCCTGGTTTTCTTTATCTGTTCCATCCTGATCTGTATTCCATTGGCATTCTACTATCAATATGCTAACCCATTCCTAACAGAAATTGGTTTGGCAAATGCTACGGGAAAAATGACCATCGGACAAATTTCCGAAGCCCTTTGTCTTTTGCTATTGCCCGTATTCTTTACGCGTTTTGGATTTAAGAATACCATCCTTTTGGGGATGTTAGCGTGGGTATTGCGCTATGTGCTATTTGCATACGGGAATGCGGGAGAGCTTACTTTTATGCTATTGATCGGTATTGCCTTGCATGGTATCTGTTATGATTTCTTCTTTGTATCCGGCCAGATCTATACGGATTCCAAAGCAGGTAAGGATAATAAGAGTGCTGCACAGGGATTGATTACCCTAGCGACCTATGGCGTTGGCCAGTTGATCGGTTTCTGGATTGCAGGCTATGTAAGCGATATGTATGTCGATATCAAAGCTTCAGATGTTGCGCTATTCTGGAATAAACTATGGGTGGTGCCAGCAGGAATTGCCTTTGTCGTGATGATCATCTTCATGCTATTCTTCAAGAAGGAAACTATACAAACACAAACAGAAACTAATTAA
- a CDS encoding GMC oxidoreductase, whose protein sequence is MVENNVYDAIVIGSGISGGWAAKELTEKGLKTIMLERGRNVEHVKDYHANKDTWEYPHRGGRTIQMEKDYPVLKRDYPLNEKNLDFWVNEKESPYTEVKRFDWFRGYHVGGRSLMWGRQSYRLGDLDFEANLKDGHGVDWPIRYKDIAPWYSYAEKWAGISGNRDGLDVLPDGDFMPAMDFNIVEKDLAERLKKEYGGNRHFIMGRTANITKPHTGRINCQYQNQCWLGCNFGAYFSTQSSTLPPAMKTGNLTLRPFSIVTKILYDKNTKKATGVEIIDAETNQTYEFHAKVIFVCASAFNSTWVLMNSATDVWEGGLGSSSGELGHNAMDHHFRLGASGTVEGYEDKYTFGRRPTGLYVPRFVNIPSDTKQRDYVRGFGYQGAGSRGRWSGEVAEMQVGGEWKDATCEPGNWSIGFTAFGEILPYHENKISLDKTVKDKWGLPVLSMDMEIKDNEMKMRKDMTEEMKEMLEKIGVKNVNTYDSGYNFGMGIHEMGTARMGRDPKTSVLNGNNQVWDAPNVFVTDGAAMTSAGCVNPSLTYMALTARAVDFAVSELKKGNL, encoded by the coding sequence ATGGTAGAAAATAATGTATACGATGCTATTGTTATCGGTTCCGGTATCAGTGGTGGTTGGGCTGCCAAAGAACTTACCGAAAAGGGACTGAAAACAATTATGCTGGAGCGTGGCCGCAATGTGGAACACGTAAAGGATTACCATGCTAATAAAGATACTTGGGAGTATCCGCATAGAGGTGGTAGGACAATCCAAATGGAGAAGGATTATCCTGTACTGAAGCGTGATTATCCATTGAATGAAAAGAACCTTGACTTTTGGGTAAATGAGAAGGAGAGTCCATATACGGAGGTGAAGCGTTTCGATTGGTTCAGAGGATATCATGTAGGAGGTCGTTCCTTAATGTGGGGACGTCAGAGTTACCGATTGGGTGATCTGGACTTTGAAGCAAACTTAAAAGACGGACATGGCGTTGATTGGCCTATCCGTTATAAAGATATAGCGCCGTGGTACAGCTATGCAGAAAAATGGGCCGGTATTTCCGGAAACCGTGATGGCTTAGATGTATTACCGGATGGTGACTTCATGCCTGCAATGGATTTCAACATCGTTGAAAAAGACCTTGCTGAGCGTTTGAAAAAGGAATATGGCGGAAACCGCCATTTCATCATGGGCCGTACAGCGAATATTACAAAACCGCACACCGGCCGTATCAACTGTCAATACCAAAACCAATGTTGGTTGGGCTGTAACTTTGGTGCTTACTTCAGCACACAATCTTCTACCTTGCCACCAGCAATGAAGACCGGTAACTTGACCTTGAGACCATTCTCCATCGTAACCAAGATTCTTTACGATAAGAATACCAAAAAAGCGACAGGCGTAGAGATCATTGATGCGGAAACAAACCAGACTTATGAATTCCATGCAAAGGTAATCTTCGTTTGTGCTTCGGCATTCAATTCGACATGGGTATTGATGAACTCGGCTACCGATGTTTGGGAAGGTGGTTTGGGAAGTAGCAGTGGCGAATTGGGTCACAATGCAATGGATCACCACTTCCGTTTGGGTGCAAGCGGAACGGTAGAAGGTTATGAAGATAAATATACTTTTGGACGCCGTCCTACAGGATTATATGTACCTCGTTTCGTAAATATTCCAAGCGATACCAAGCAACGTGATTATGTGCGCGGTTTCGGTTACCAAGGTGCGGGCAGCCGTGGCCGTTGGTCCGGTGAAGTGGCAGAGATGCAAGTCGGCGGAGAATGGAAGGATGCAACTTGCGAACCAGGAAACTGGAGCATCGGATTCACCGCATTCGGTGAGATCCTACCTTACCATGAAAATAAAATCAGCCTGGATAAAACAGTGAAGGACAAATGGGGACTTCCAGTACTATCCATGGACATGGAGATTAAGGATAACGAGATGAAGATGCGTAAGGACATGACCGAAGAGATGAAGGAAATGTTGGAGAAAATCGGCGTGAAGAACGTAAATACCTACGATAGTGGTTACAACTTCGGTATGGGTATTCACGAGATGGGAACCGCGCGCATGGGACGTGATCCAAAAACTTCGGTATTGAACGGAAATAACCAAGTATGGGATGCACCGAACGTATTCGTTACGGATGGTGCTGCGATGACGTCCGCAGGTTGTGTGAACCCATCGTTAACCTATATGGCGTTGACAGCCCGCGCGGTTGATTTCGCAGTAAGTGAACTTAAGAAAGGTAATTTATAA
- a CDS encoding Gfo/Idh/MocA family protein, with protein sequence MSKNNSRREFLKNSAIAAAGISIVPRHVLGGSGFIAPSDKLIVAGIGVGGKGESDIKSFADSGKAEIAYLCDVDDRRAANSVKRFPKAKYYKDYREMLDKEHKHIDAVSISTPDHNHAIQSLAAMQLGKHVYVQKPLAHDVWEARVLTDAAKKYKVVTQMGNQGASNDGPRQAREWYEAGLIGNVHTVYCWTDRPVWPQGISWPTQKSEVPKELDWDLWLGTAPQKDYVDKLVPFNWRGWWDYGTGALGDMGCHLLEVPFSVLGLTYVQDVQASVGSVYVDEFKRGYFPESCPPSSHATMTFPKAARTTGPVTLHWMDGGIQPTRPEELGPNEIFGDGGNGILLIGDKGKILADTYGENARLLPTSRKENVALKYERVKGGASGHYAQWVEACIAGYGKKEVSAPFEISGPLTEALLMANLAIRGADLRVDGKYPGRSLKLLWDNQNMKVTNFDIVNQFIKREYRQGWGIDYKI encoded by the coding sequence ATGAGTAAGAACAATTCGAGAAGAGAATTCTTAAAGAACTCTGCAATTGCTGCAGCAGGTATCAGCATTGTCCCGAGACATGTATTAGGCGGTTCAGGCTTCATCGCACCGAGTGATAAGTTGATCGTGGCTGGTATCGGTGTTGGTGGCAAGGGCGAAAGTGATATCAAATCCTTTGCCGATAGTGGTAAAGCAGAGATCGCATACCTTTGTGATGTGGATGATCGTCGTGCGGCAAATTCCGTGAAACGATTCCCGAAAGCCAAATATTATAAAGACTATCGTGAGATGTTGGATAAGGAACACAAGCATATCGATGCGGTTTCCATTTCTACGCCCGATCATAACCATGCGATCCAGTCACTTGCAGCTATGCAACTGGGCAAGCACGTCTATGTACAGAAGCCATTGGCTCATGACGTTTGGGAAGCACGCGTGCTGACCGACGCAGCAAAGAAATATAAAGTAGTGACCCAAATGGGGAACCAAGGTGCATCCAACGATGGCCCACGCCAAGCACGTGAGTGGTATGAGGCTGGCCTAATCGGGAATGTGCATACGGTATATTGTTGGACCGACCGTCCGGTATGGCCTCAGGGGATTTCCTGGCCGACGCAAAAATCGGAGGTGCCGAAGGAACTGGACTGGGATCTTTGGTTGGGTACAGCCCCGCAAAAAGATTATGTCGATAAATTAGTGCCTTTCAACTGGAGAGGTTGGTGGGACTACGGAACCGGTGCACTGGGCGATATGGGCTGTCACTTGTTGGAAGTACCATTCTCCGTTTTGGGATTGACCTATGTACAGGATGTTCAGGCTTCCGTAGGTTCGGTATATGTGGATGAATTCAAAAGGGGATACTTCCCAGAAAGCTGTCCGCCATCGAGCCACGCAACTATGACCTTCCCGAAAGCAGCACGCACAACAGGACCCGTGACCTTACATTGGATGGATGGTGGTATCCAACCGACACGTCCAGAGGAATTGGGACCGAACGAGATATTCGGCGACGGTGGTAATGGTATCCTCCTAATTGGTGATAAAGGAAAGATCCTTGCCGATACATATGGTGAGAATGCTCGCCTTTTACCGACATCCAGAAAAGAAAATGTTGCCCTGAAATACGAACGCGTAAAAGGTGGCGCAAGCGGACACTACGCACAGTGGGTAGAGGCTTGTATCGCAGGTTATGGCAAGAAAGAAGTCAGCGCACCATTCGAAATCTCAGGACCATTGACAGAAGCCCTTTTAATGGCTAACCTGGCAATCCGTGGAGCAGATCTCCGTGTAGATGGCAAATACCCTGGACGTAGCTTGAAGTTACTGTGGGATAACCAAAACATGAAAGTAACGAACTTTGATATCGTCAACCAATTCATCAAGCGTGAATACCGTCAAGGTTGGGGAATTGATTACAAAATTTAA
- a CDS encoding gluconate 2-dehydrogenase subunit 3 family protein — translation MNRREALRRVAFIVGGSVVGANLFLQGCNRPASKDVATLFEGSTPDFIGEIAEAILPKTATPGAKEAGVGDFIPVMIRDCYEEKDQKIFIDGLNGIDDRAKKEFKKGFLELTPEERLQFVNAYDKEAKEYQGSKKEDDPNHFFTLFKQLTLTGFFTSEVGMKQALRYVKIPGKYDGNYPYKKGDKAWAI, via the coding sequence ATGAACAGAAGAGAAGCATTAAGACGCGTAGCGTTTATAGTTGGAGGATCGGTCGTTGGTGCGAACCTGTTTTTACAGGGATGTAACAGACCAGCTTCAAAAGATGTAGCTACCCTTTTTGAGGGAAGTACACCAGATTTCATCGGTGAAATCGCTGAAGCTATCCTTCCAAAAACAGCAACTCCAGGCGCGAAAGAAGCCGGGGTTGGGGATTTCATTCCTGTAATGATCCGCGATTGCTACGAGGAGAAAGATCAGAAAATCTTTATCGATGGCTTGAATGGCATCGATGACCGTGCAAAGAAAGAATTCAAGAAAGGATTCTTGGAGCTGACTCCAGAAGAGAGATTGCAATTCGTGAATGCATACGATAAGGAAGCCAAAGAATATCAGGGCAGCAAAAAAGAGGATGATCCGAATCACTTCTTTACCCTATTCAAGCAATTGACCTTAACAGGTTTCTTTACCTCAGAGGTCGGCATGAAACAGGCTTTACGTTATGTGAAAATCCCTGGAAAGTATGATGGAAATTACCCGTACAAAAAAGGAGATAAAGCTTGGGCGATCTAA
- a CDS encoding acyl-[acyl-carrier-protein] thioesterase — protein sequence MGIFEKEWTLNFTQCYPNGQLKYSELNNILQVTASEHAEEIGFGYKAMLGVHQSWVLSRMLMEIKRLPKYTQQVKVRTWIQDFTGSRSIRNFQLVMGDEVLVSATSLWVVFNIAKRRADVLALNTDHMEYFRDMHSTMKETEKIDGIVDFQPLGQHRVKLSDLDIVNHANNVKYMEWVFDAMDPKIILASTIRTLEMNFLKELGYGDEIHIDQFKAADDRETYAIQKDGRLHFLMRLTR from the coding sequence ATGGGAATCTTTGAGAAAGAATGGACGCTTAATTTTACGCAATGCTATCCCAACGGACAATTGAAGTACAGTGAGCTGAACAATATCCTTCAGGTGACCGCGAGTGAACATGCCGAGGAGATCGGTTTTGGGTATAAGGCCATGCTAGGTGTTCACCAATCCTGGGTTTTGAGCAGGATGCTCATGGAAATCAAGCGATTGCCAAAATACACACAGCAGGTCAAGGTCAGAACATGGATTCAAGATTTTACGGGTAGCCGTTCCATACGGAATTTCCAGTTGGTGATGGGCGATGAAGTTCTAGTTTCGGCCACGAGCCTTTGGGTCGTATTCAATATTGCCAAGCGGCGGGCGGATGTCCTTGCTTTGAATACCGACCACATGGAATATTTCCGCGATATGCATTCCACCATGAAAGAAACCGAGAAAATCGATGGCATTGTTGATTTCCAGCCTTTGGGTCAACATCGCGTTAAGCTTTCCGATTTGGATATTGTTAACCATGCCAATAATGTAAAATACATGGAATGGGTGTTTGATGCCATGGACCCGAAAATCATACTGGCGAGTACCATCCGTACATTGGAGATGAACTTCCTGAAAGAGCTGGGTTATGGTGACGAGATCCATATCGACCAATTTAAAGCCGCTGACGACAGAGAAACCTACGCCATACAGAAAGATGGCAGACTACACTTCCTCATGCGTCTGACGCGCTAA
- a CDS encoding calcium:proton antiporter, translated as MNHIFTRNTIYRLLYIWAIAIAFMFFGKQLEGFYTEPLLGIGIFLLVLFTIIIAAFGVVKEADELAHQLGEPYGTLILTLSIVSIEVILIAAMMFGPEENPTIGKDSIFSVMMIIMNLVMGLCILLGALKYGEQEYNAQGTSTYLSMIMMLGGISLLLPNFIQGKGNGEFMDSQAVIIASLVVLLYGVFLAFQMKGYKHLYIQPEPGKLAIPFADRSRIGQVAPEIKTANRGSEILVRSIVLIAMILPIVLLSHNLATLVDYGIKAADFPPMLGGVLIAIIVFTPESMTAVRAALNKEFQRAINLCHGAFVSTVGLTVPAVLIIGLIAGKTVLFGLTASETILFIITLILSFLTFNGRRTTAIAGVMHLLLFAVFVMLLFIP; from the coding sequence ATGAATCATATCTTTACAAGAAACACCATTTACAGATTACTGTATATCTGGGCCATTGCTATTGCATTCATGTTCTTTGGCAAGCAGCTTGAAGGTTTTTATACAGAACCGCTCTTGGGGATTGGGATTTTCCTATTGGTTTTGTTCACCATTATCATTGCGGCCTTTGGCGTGGTGAAAGAGGCAGACGAGTTAGCCCATCAACTGGGAGAACCCTATGGGACTTTAATCTTGACGCTTTCCATTGTTTCCATTGAGGTTATCCTCATTGCGGCCATGATGTTCGGTCCGGAGGAAAACCCAACGATCGGTAAGGATTCCATATTCTCGGTCATGATGATCATCATGAACCTGGTCATGGGCTTATGTATCCTGTTGGGCGCACTGAAATATGGTGAGCAGGAATATAATGCGCAAGGCACATCAACCTACCTTTCCATGATCATGATGTTGGGTGGCATTTCACTGCTATTACCAAATTTTATTCAGGGAAAGGGAAACGGAGAATTCATGGATAGCCAAGCCGTCATTATTGCCAGTCTTGTTGTTCTATTATATGGCGTTTTTCTGGCATTCCAGATGAAGGGTTATAAGCACCTGTATATCCAGCCTGAGCCTGGCAAATTAGCGATTCCTTTTGCTGATCGAAGCCGCATCGGCCAGGTGGCGCCGGAAATAAAAACCGCGAACCGCGGTTCAGAAATCCTGGTACGCAGTATTGTATTGATCGCGATGATCTTGCCCATTGTTCTGCTTTCCCATAATCTGGCAACACTAGTGGATTATGGAATTAAAGCTGCGGATTTCCCTCCGATGTTGGGCGGGGTATTGATCGCTATCATTGTCTTTACACCGGAATCCATGACGGCAGTACGTGCTGCCTTGAACAAAGAGTTCCAGCGTGCGATCAACCTTTGCCATGGGGCATTCGTTTCCACGGTTGGGCTTACAGTTCCAGCGGTATTAATAATTGGTCTGATTGCTGGTAAGACTGTTCTATTCGGTTTGACAGCAAGTGAGACCATCCTTTTCATTATCACATTGATCTTAAGTTTTCTCACGTTTAACGGGCGTCGGACCACAGCAATTGCGGGAGTCATGCACCTGCTTTTATTTGCTGTTTTTGTGATGTTGCTATTCATTCCCTAA
- a CDS encoding AAA family ATPase gives MIVMVRIKVLHFGPIKKGLKENGGFLEIKKVTVFTGDQGAGKSILAKLISALYQLEKMLISGEIEESEVNTRSKFIKYAAVHNLAVYFRDDKRETIEFRTNVLHFKLQGGQVSIKLKKRMEYSIAKTLYVPTTRALIGVLHNGVQAGCIPAPLSTFYAEFKDAAIHYSHGITIPINNLVFEYEPINESAYVSGEDFKLAISDVSSGLQSAIPLFVVSKFMAESVEKLESGLFSDSPMACNIVRENPGIYYLNKSSDLGSFSESMKSMDSERIGPIITYTSFVNIVEEPEQNLYPNSQRSILYSLLSMNNLSDQNKLLMTTHSPYLINYLTLAVKAEQVSDRLSRVADYKRIGHIMPPTPFIHGEDLVIYEFEADSGEITRLSTYHGVPSDEHQLNIALGEFNDMYASLLTLQHLN, from the coding sequence ATGATTGTTATGGTACGAATCAAGGTATTACATTTTGGACCTATCAAGAAGGGACTAAAGGAAAATGGAGGCTTTTTGGAGATAAAAAAAGTAACCGTTTTCACGGGTGACCAAGGTGCCGGTAAAAGTATTTTGGCTAAATTGATTTCGGCGCTGTATCAGCTGGAGAAAATGCTGATCAGTGGAGAAATTGAGGAGTCGGAGGTCAATACCCGATCTAAATTTATTAAATATGCTGCAGTTCATAATTTGGCGGTATATTTCAGGGATGACAAACGGGAAACCATTGAATTTAGAACTAATGTGCTGCACTTTAAACTCCAAGGTGGTCAGGTTTCAATAAAATTGAAAAAACGCATGGAGTATTCCATAGCGAAGACCTTATACGTTCCAACAACAAGAGCTTTAATTGGTGTACTTCATAATGGGGTTCAGGCTGGATGTATTCCCGCTCCTTTATCCACCTTTTATGCTGAATTCAAGGATGCTGCCATACACTATAGCCATGGGATTACTATTCCGATCAATAATCTGGTATTTGAATATGAACCGATCAATGAAAGTGCTTACGTTTCAGGAGAAGATTTCAAGTTAGCCATTTCTGATGTATCCAGTGGTTTACAATCGGCAATTCCATTATTCGTAGTTTCGAAATTTATGGCAGAATCAGTTGAAAAATTGGAATCAGGACTATTTTCAGATTCGCCTATGGCATGTAATATCGTCAGGGAAAATCCAGGAATATATTATCTGAATAAAAGTAGCGATTTGGGAAGTTTTTCTGAAAGCATGAAATCCATGGATTCTGAAAGGATAGGTCCTATAATCACATATACGTCATTCGTTAATATTGTGGAGGAACCGGAACAAAATTTATATCCGAATTCCCAAAGATCTATTTTATATAGTTTATTGTCCATGAACAACCTTAGTGATCAAAATAAATTGCTTATGACCACGCACAGCCCATACTTGATCAATTACCTAACTTTAGCGGTTAAGGCTGAACAGGTATCCGATAGATTGTCAAGGGTAGCAGACTATAAAAGGATTGGGCATATTATGCCGCCCACTCCCTTTATTCATGGTGAGGATTTGGTTATCTATGAATTTGAAGCCGATAGCGGGGAAATAACAAGATTGAGTACATACCACGGTGTTCCTTCCGACGAGCACCAGTTGAACATTGCTTTAGGCGAGTTCAATGATATGTATGCTTCGTTATTAACCCTTCAGCATCTTAATTAG
- a CDS encoding class I SAM-dependent methyltransferase — translation MNRHILAKDVQEFIKANRERSPAEIALKKSPFPNVSAAELASQIDGWQRSVRKLPTWAYSEGIYYPDKINLEQCSSEHTALIKQTLIAKGSRVIDLTGGFSVDTCYMAQEASEVIHCELNTKLSEIVAYNATVLRVPNISCFAGNGIDFLKESPDNSFDYIYVDPSRRINQGKVFLLEHCEPNIVDLQDLFFSKAPYIISKVSPLLDISTALHSLQHVRFVYVISLDNDCKELLFIQERDFIGETQIRAIRLFQDQLQSFEFTFDTERGTLSRFQKPQHYLYDPDVSITKAGAFKAVGKYFGLGKLHQHTHLYTGEQFIPEFPGRIFEVKQVLPYAVLKKNNPFEKANIATKNFPEKVEVIRKKYKIKDGGSTYLFFCTDIENQLIIIEAARVK, via the coding sequence ATGAATAGACATATTTTAGCGAAAGATGTGCAAGAGTTCATTAAGGCGAACCGCGAACGATCACCTGCGGAAATTGCCTTGAAGAAAAGCCCTTTCCCTAATGTGAGCGCTGCAGAATTGGCCTCCCAAATTGACGGCTGGCAGCGCAGTGTCCGGAAGCTACCCACTTGGGCCTATAGCGAAGGAATCTATTACCCCGACAAAATCAATCTGGAGCAATGTTCCTCAGAACATACTGCACTAATCAAACAGACGCTGATTGCCAAAGGATCTCGGGTCATCGATCTGACGGGAGGCTTCAGCGTAGACACCTGCTATATGGCGCAGGAAGCCAGCGAAGTCATCCATTGTGAATTGAACACGAAACTATCGGAAATCGTAGCCTATAATGCTACAGTTCTCCGCGTTCCCAATATCAGTTGTTTTGCGGGAAATGGCATCGACTTTCTAAAGGAATCTCCCGACAATAGCTTTGATTATATTTATGTTGACCCTTCTCGCCGGATCAATCAAGGGAAAGTATTCCTTTTGGAGCATTGTGAACCCAATATTGTCGACCTTCAGGATCTTTTCTTCAGCAAGGCGCCCTATATTATCAGCAAGGTATCTCCCCTACTTGATATCAGTACTGCGCTACACAGCCTCCAGCATGTGCGCTTTGTCTACGTTATCAGTTTGGACAATGACTGCAAGGAACTTCTTTTCATCCAAGAACGAGATTTTATTGGCGAAACACAGATCCGGGCTATTCGCCTGTTTCAGGATCAATTGCAGAGTTTTGAATTTACTTTCGACACGGAACGTGGTACCTTGAGCAGGTTTCAGAAACCACAGCACTACCTGTACGATCCGGATGTATCCATCACCAAGGCCGGGGCGTTCAAAGCGGTCGGCAAATATTTTGGATTGGGCAAGCTGCACCAACATACCCACCTCTATACTGGCGAACAGTTCATTCCTGAATTTCCCGGTCGGATATTCGAGGTTAAACAGGTATTACCTTATGCTGTGCTCAAAAAGAACAATCCTTTCGAAAAAGCAAATATTGCCACCAAAAATTTTCCTGAAAAGGTGGAAGTCATCCGCAAGAAATATAAAATTAAGGATGGCGGCAGCACCTATCTATTCTTCTGCACGGATATTGAAAATCAATTGATCATAATAGAAGCAGCTCGCGTAAAGTAA
- a CDS encoding aspartate kinase, translated as MQVFKFGGASVKSAENIKNVVSIVEKYRDSSLLVVVSAMGKTTDKLVRITDSYYKQTGEAFDLLESLKQEHFDVLHALFPADHPVFDDIANTFVEIEWILEEEPQDEYEYLFDQIVSVGELLSTKIVAAYSSYMGQPTQWVDARDFILTDNSYREGKVDWEKTEEKIRKELPTILDEYIVVTQGFIGSTTENFTTTLGREGSDYSAAIFAASLNAENITIWKDVPGVLNADPKWFDKTELIPELSYTDAIELTYYGATVIHPKTIKPLQNKKITLNVRSFVNPEEPGTQIKTTNQTLPVPSFIFKVNQVFINIQPRDFSFIVEDNLSHIFDAFHKNRIKINMMHNSAISFSVAVDDTGENVQSLLEQLEKRYKVSVESGLELITIRYYNQQTIDRVLVNKEIIRELKDSYTCQMLVKDKDE; from the coding sequence ATGCAGGTATTTAAATTTGGCGGTGCCTCCGTTAAAAGTGCAGAAAACATTAAAAACGTAGTTTCGATTGTTGAGAAATATAGAGACTCCTCCCTTTTGGTTGTTGTTTCGGCAATGGGCAAAACGACAGACAAGTTGGTACGTATTACGGACAGCTATTATAAGCAGACCGGTGAAGCGTTCGATCTTCTGGAGAGCCTGAAGCAGGAACATTTCGACGTGCTGCATGCGTTATTCCCAGCCGACCATCCCGTTTTTGATGATATCGCCAATACCTTTGTTGAGATTGAATGGATCCTGGAAGAAGAACCACAGGATGAATACGAATACCTTTTTGACCAGATTGTTTCCGTTGGGGAGTTGCTGTCGACCAAGATCGTGGCGGCTTATTCATCCTATATGGGCCAACCGACACAATGGGTCGATGCGCGCGATTTCATCTTAACTGACAACAGTTACCGCGAAGGGAAAGTAGATTGGGAAAAGACGGAGGAGAAGATCCGCAAGGAACTTCCGACGATCCTGGACGAATATATCGTCGTTACACAGGGCTTTATCGGTTCCACGACGGAAAATTTCACGACCACACTGGGACGTGAGGGTTCCGATTATTCGGCGGCTATATTTGCAGCCAGTCTAAATGCAGAGAACATCACGATCTGGAAGGATGTTCCCGGTGTCCTCAATGCAGACCCAAAATGGTTCGATAAAACAGAACTGATCCCTGAGCTGTCCTATACGGATGCTATTGAGTTGACCTATTATGGCGCAACAGTCATCCACCCAAAAACGATCAAGCCACTTCAGAATAAGAAGATCACCTTGAACGTACGGTCCTTCGTCAATCCAGAAGAACCTGGAACTCAGATAAAAACTACAAATCAGACACTACCTGTCCCGTCCTTTATCTTTAAGGTAAACCAGGTATTCATCAATATCCAGCCGCGCGATTTTTCCTTTATCGTAGAAGATAACCTCAGCCATATCTTCGATGCTTTCCATAAGAACAGGATCAAGATCAATATGATGCACAACTCGGCCATTAGCTTTTCAGTGGCGGTGGATGATACGGGAGAAAACGTGCAATCGCTTCTGGAACAATTGGAGAAACGCTATAAAGTTTCCGTGGAAAGTGGGTTGGAATTGATTACCATCCGTTACTACAATCAGCAAACAATCGATCGGGTATTGGTAAATAAGGAAATTATTCGCGAACTTAAGGATAGTTATACCTGCCAAATGCTTGTGAAAGACAAAGATGAATAG